A region of the Vicugna pacos chromosome 7, VicPac4, whole genome shotgun sequence genome:
tgaatggatgaacgaggcAGAGAGGGAACGGGGAACCGCAGACCCCAGGAACcacaaaagaagacaaaatgtGATCATCAGTCCTGCGCACTCATCTCATCAGCCTTTGACCAAGGCCCTTCTCTGTGGCAGACTCTTGCAGTGGGATGGGGGGTGTGTTTTGGAGAAAAGGAAGCTGGGATCCAGCCGTGGAATTTATTACCCTCTGTTAGGAGAGAGGGGCATGGGCAAGGAGCCAAAATACCAGATGAGCTTGGAATCCATCGAATGCAGGTGGAAGAACTTGAGAAGCTCTAAAGGTTGGGGCCGAAGCAAACCTCGCTGGCTGCTCCCAGCCTCTGGGAACGTCCCTCAGCTCACGTGCCGCTCCCCCCGCCTCCATGGCGGCTTAGAGTTGGGAGGTGGCGAGGAAGCTTGAGGCCATCCCCGTGGGTGGTTTCGCCTCCAGTCCCCGTGGATCTCCTCACCAAGGACTGGCAGGCTAGAAGGAAGTCCTCTTGGGGTCTTCCTGGGCCCTTCAGAAGGCAGGGGCGATGTCTATTCATAGGGGAAAGTTCAAAGTTTTTGTATCCGAGGGTCCTTCTCCATCTCCAAATGCAGGGGCCTCCCTGAGCCTGACCGGGAGGCTGGGGTCTCCCTGGAGCCCCTGtggttttttcctccttttgctCAAGGATTCAGGGCTGAGGACGTGCTGCCTTTTTTTGAGTGCTGGCTTCTCTGGTCTCTCACACCAGCCACCCACCTCTCTCCCCGCCAGGCCTGGGAGAGTGGGGGCTGAGCACATGTTTGGCTGATGACATCTTGAGGCAACAGAATGGTACTGTTGTTGGCGACTGGGCCATCACTGGTTCCACTCATCCCCATCCCACTCTCGGGACCCCAGGGCGGGGGGAGCCAGGCAGGAGCACAGAAaggcctgggggcttggcagcggcgGCGGAGGCTCCCTGGGTGCCTGTGTGTGACAAAGACAGAGCCAAGGACCCGGGTTGGGGCCCTGGGCGGCTTCTCTTTGTCTTATCTGCCCCCGTTTCTTCTTAAGAACATCTGGCAGGACGTCCTCTTGCGGGCTTGGGCTAGGAAGGCCCGCTGTCCCCGCTCTGAAGGACTCCCCCCCACCGCCACCACTTGCAGATCTCCCCTGTCTGACTGCACAATTTTCTTGGTCCCCTTCTTCCCAGATACCAGGAGCCTGGACTATTGACTCTCCTCTGGGTGGGTACTCCCCAGAAGGACCTGGAAGAGCCAGGAAGGAGAGTGTCCAAGGCTGTGCCATCCACCAGCCTCAGGGAAGATTTGTGGGTGACTAGACTACATAAGCTGACCATGTACATAAGGACAGTGTGGCCAGGGGACGAGGGAGTGACGGAAGGAAGCAACCAATGTGCCCAGCACCTTCTTATCGCCTATCATCCCCAGACCAGCTGTGGGCCTGTTACCCCCATGACTGGGGCAGACCCAGAGTGAGCCTGATGAAGCCAGGATCTGGGACAGGAGGGGGACTctgggtggggttgggggcaCTCCAGTGGGTGGAGCATGGTCCAATGAGAAGGGAAGGCGTTCAGGTCTCTCCAGGAATACGGGGAACCCAGCATTTCCCTCTCGGGTAGACTTCTTTGGGTCTTAGTTGTCACCCCCTCTGCTTAAATTGACACCATTGGGATCTGAGTTGAACTTTCACCTTGCTCTCCAGTCTTCTGCACCGTCTCTCTCTTGGCATTGAATTGTCTTATTTCCTGAGATGCAATGTACAAACCATTGAGCATAAAACACTCCGCTGGGTTTGCAGAAACGAACATAGCACATCCTCTGCTTTCAAGACACATACATTCTCAAGGGCAAAACGCACCAATGGGTGTCAGCTTGGGTTGAGAGTGAGCCTGGCGAGTGTTCTAAGAAGGCTGTGAACAAGCATCATGGGAGCCTAGAGGAGGACACTGCGGGCTCTGATTGTGGCTGGTGTGGGACATGCGGGGCGGCTTCCAGAGGCTGCCTCATCTGACCCTCCCCCGACCCCCTTGCTAGCACGGTCACCCTCCCTCTAGCTGGCAGAAGGCAGGGAACACTAGCGTATCTCTTCTGTTTAGATAGATCCCTGTGTCATGACATGTGTGAACCGCTGTGTCTGTTGAAGGCAAGCGCTGGGACTCTGCAGCACGTGGAGACTCCAGGCTTCAGTGAATTACACGCACACGTGTGCAACTTGCAGGCGCTTATGTCTCCTATGTGCAGGATACACCTCTGGCACTTGGAAAGGTGACCAGTTCCAAGTCTGGAATCAGCCACTTCCCCAACCTTTGGCTTCCTCATCCCATAGCCAAGAACTTGAGCTGGAGGGAGGTCACCCCAAGTGGCCAGTGCCTCCTCCACTCACAGCTGCTCTATCCTTCATCTGTGGTCACTGCTCCAgctgcacccctccccaccctcgccagCAACCCCAACCCCAGAAAAATTGGGAAGAGCCACACAACTAGAAGAACCACATAATTTAGTGGTGAGAGCCTGAGGCTAGGTTCCTGGCCAAGCATTCTGCCTTTAACTCTGTCTGATCTTCTGGCAATGAACTAACTAGACGGCCTCGGTTTCCTTTGTAGAAAAATGAGAGAATTTTCAGCCTGTGTCATGGGGTTGTAAAGCACAAACGTGCTTGTGAGATGCTGCTTTGGAAGCTGAAAACACACTTAAAACACGGGACCGCTGTGATTTAGAAAAACACCACAGTAAAAAGCCAACTCCAGTGAGTCGGAGGGGCTGTGAACTTTCTCCTGTTAGAACTGTATCCACCTGGGAACCAGGCTCTGAGCTTCCAGATGGTGTGTGCCCTCCCCTGCCCAGCGAGCACGCTCCTCTGAGAGGAGAGTGTGGAGACACCAGTGGGTTCCACGCGTGTGGATACAGCCCCCCGCGATTCACACAGAGAATAGGGACAGAGAAATGGCCAATGAGCGCCCCGCGCTTCCTCCAACATGTCTGGACAAATCACCTTGGGACCGCAGGtctctttctccatctgttaCGTGAACAGATTAGACGAGGTTCCTAGGGGCTTTCAAGCTCTAAAGGCTGACTGGAATTCTCCTCTAGACACTCTTGATCCTGCCTTGTTTCCCAGCAACGAAACATGAATTTGGCCTGTACACGCTGCACACACAGGTGCACGTCCACACACATGAGTGCACACACAGACGCGTACACATCCACAAGAATGGAGGTGGAGAGGACGAAGTGGAGGGAACGGGGACAGAGGGAAAGCGACAGATCCTGCACCAGGGTCCAGAGTGTCCCCCAGGGAAGATCAGTGCTTTGTTCATGCTATACAAAGTGTGCTAGGTCATGCCAGGAACCCTTATAGCAGGGTTTCCACCAGTCCAGCATTGAACAGACGGTTCAGTTTTGTAGTTGTCCAGCAAAACAAGACATTCTAAATCCTGAAATCACCTTTCATGTTGTTATCTGCTCTATAATCTATTACATTCTTTTATTAAATACTTAATCAGCGGTTGCTTCAAAGGCTTCACCTTTTTGGTTCCCTTCTAGTTGAGTTTTTAATGATTTGTAAGAAAACATGCAGAGGGAGTTGCTCATTCTTTTTCACGTGAAaaatcctttctttaaaaattgattaTGAATGATGATACCTCGAGGTCAGGGTTTCTCTGCCTTGGCACTTTCGGCACGTTGGGCAGAGAGTTCTCTGTGACGGGGAGGCTGCCCTTTGTCAGAAGCTGAGCAGTATCCCTGCTCTCTAACTAAtcgatgccagtagcaccccctcTCCAACAACCACGACATCCCAGACCGTCTGCAGACATTGCCAACTCCCTGGGAGGCGGCAGGAATCCCCCCCGGTGCAGCATCACTGCTCTAACCCACTGTTTGTCAATAAGAGATTCTGGTAGTAACGTTCGTATTCTACTAAGCAAAGTGAAACTCTCCCCCGGAAGGGAGTGCATGTAATTTAGCCATTAAAATCGGAAGACCTTTGTCAATGGTCTTCCTGGCCAGGGAGATGTCTGGTGAAGATGTCTAGATTTTGCTCCAGATTTCAACCTCTGTGCTGGGTTGCTTTGGAAGAAACTACTTATTCCCCAGACACAAGAATCTTTGGAGGGGTCTGCTCTTGTGCCTTTTTTTAGGGGGACCAAAGATAGGTGTTCTGAGGATCTGCCTCACTGCCAAGAATGGCCTCAAGGGCTTTCTCATCTGCCCCCTTGTGGCCCTGCGGTGCTATTGCAAGTGATGGCTTTGCTTGCTTCCCTGGACCCACTTGTTCACACATTGTCCTCCCTCTTTGTTGGATACTGGAGTTGGCCACCCAGAAGAGGCCATGTCTCTGTAAACCTCACTGGTTTGTGTCATAAGCTGGTTCTTCACTCAGAGTGTGATCTGATTGGGGTGTCCagataaaataaaagacattgggttaaatctgaatttctgaTAAACAACAAATACGTTGTTATAGTATAAGTATGTTCCAAGTATTGCAAGGGACATACTTGtattaaaaaactatttgttgtttatctaaaagTAACCTCTAACTGAGCATCCTCATGTTTGTAGTTGGTAAATCTGGTAAGCCCCGTTCAAAGAGTAGCTCCCTGTCCTTCCCAGACCACCAGGGCGGTCAGGAGAGACAAGAAACAGAATACGTGGTGAATGGAGGTTTGTGAGGGACACGTGCGGGCGTCACAGGTGTGTGGGGACCAGGAGGGATAGCTCTGGGCCTGCCACTGCCTCGCCTCCCCATTCATGTCTTAGGAAGCAGGGAGCAGAACTCTGCACTTGGGTCAGAAGCCCCCTGGGGCTCATTTCCAGCTTTACCATTAGCTTTTAGTCAAAATGAGGCACAAAACTAGAAGCTAGTTGGAGGAGGGCAGAGAAAGGATACAAAGGTGAGAAAGTGGCAGCTATCTGCCTTCAGGGACCCCTGGTGTAAGGACCCCTAGTGGAGAGGAAGAGACAAATACTAAGCACAGCACACAGGGAAAATGCTGAAGTGAAAGCAAGGCCAGAGGAGAGGGTGGAAAACatcctgggtgtgtgtgtgtgtgtgtgtgtgtgtgtatgtgtatgtgtgcgtgtgcacgcgcGTGTGATGGGGAATAGTGCTTGCTCTAGAATATCTATAAAGGAAAGGTTTGGACAAATTGTTGGAAAAGGTAGTGGAGATGGTgggggtgatgatggtgatggtcggggtggtgagggtgggggtgctgggggtAGCGACGATAGGGGTAATGGTGGTGGTTATGGTGGGGGTGCGGGGAGCACAGCAAACTTGTTTTGCAGCTGTGTGTGCATACCAAGCATACTATTTTTTACTTAGATTATAAGTTTGCCTAGGGTTGGCTCAGGGGGATGGCTGATGGAGAGAATGAGGAGGGACAGGAAAGCCAAACCGCCTTCTGGCATTGCTACAATTCATTGATTCTACAGGTGGTGGTAGTGAGCGTCTGCCACACGTGGGGCATATTCCCAGGCATGGGCAGCACAGAACAGAGAGGGAatcgggcggggtgggggggctggatTCCAGGTGGAGGGAGAGTTTTAGCACAGGTATGGGAAGAATGGTAAACCCTGGGGCAGTGAGGCCGAAGTGCTGAGTGTGAGGAATGACTGGGAGGAAGAGAGCGTGGAAAAGTCGTTGCACAAAGGCTGAAGAAGGCTTCTGAGTTTCTTTTCCTTGGGCATTTAAGAGCCCGTTGGATTTTTATAAACTGTGGTTGCTTCTGCCCTTTAGAGAGAGTATCTTGGCAGCATCAAGAAGAATGGATTGGGGGTAAATCGGCTGGAGGGAAGCTAGTTAGGAGAACGTTTTGCTAATCCTGGCCTAGAGAATGAGGACGTGGATTAAGGAGGGTCGATAGGAATGAGGAGGTAGGGACTGAAGGGAGAGAGATGCTGAAATGACAGGGCCGGTGGCCGCCTGTGTGGCATGACGTGGGAGCGGGCGCCATCCTTGCTCTCCTGgtccccctcccgccccctgcTCTTGGGGCGGAATTCCCGCTGCTGCCAGTCCTTCCGTGTATGAGCTCCTGTGCACGCAGCTGGCCATCTCTGATAAACCGTGTTACTCCATTCGCTCCTGTAGAAAGACCCGGTGGCTCTGGGCCAAGAAAGAAGAGTAAATAAAAGGGACCCCATGGCTCTTAGTTGGGGAtaacttttgatattttaaaaggcttttaGTTTGTCATAGGTTTAAACTCGAAAGTCAGAGAAGATGATTCTTTGCCTAAAACAAGTGAGAAGCAGATAGGAAGTTGGAAGAGCCCATAAACTGATTTAggagccagggggaaaaaaaggtccaCGGGTGCTTTTTGATTGAGCCCCAGAGATGCTGTTTGATGGAGGAAAGCGCCAGGGTCAGAGGGCTGTGCTGAGGTAGGGCTCGGAAGGGGAGCGTCACGCGACAGAAAACCTGCCAGCCTCTCCATGTTGGCCTCCCCCACAGACATGAGGGAGGAATGCCTTGTACCCTTAGTCCATGAAAACAAGGCTTATCTCAGAAGGTAATCTCAGGACTTTAAGTGAAGCTAAACCAGGGTTGCTCTTGAAGTCAACAGGTCAGGAGGTGAATGAGTATTTAACTAAAACTTCGCCTTCCCTACCCAGTACACACAggactgacacacacacacacactctctctctctcacacacacacaccacacacacacacacacacacacacacacacacactctggtcCCAGCACCCAGGGGAAGGGGAAGCAGTCTCTGGGGTTCCACATAAGCTTAAAGGGGAAAAGTTGGTTTGGCTGGGCTGACGAACTGGTCAGAAAAAGAGCTCAGGCAGCCCTTTCTGTCCCTGGGGGCCCCAGAGGCACCCCTTCTCTGGGCGAGGGAACTCGGCAATCACTGCCGCTGACGTATATGATGGAGCAAAGCCATCACCCCCGACCCACAACTGGGCATACGCCCGCTCTCCTGCAGGATCTGGGAGTTCCCACTCCTCCGAGCTGCCAGAGAGAATGATGTCCAGACTCTCAACAAGCTGCTCGAGAGTGAGGCCTATGATGTGCACCAGAAAGGTAAGGGGCAGAGCCCGCGGGGCACCTCTCCTCCTGGGCCAGCTCCCCCGGAGCAGCCCAGGACCTTCTGCTGTGGGCCCTGAGATCTCCAAGGTCCCCCTTCCCTGCTCCTGAGAAGCTGTGTGACTCTTGTTGTCAATGCCAGGAGCCCTGGGGGACACAGCCCTGCACATAGCCGCCCTCTATGACAACCTGGAGGCCGCCATGGTGCTGATGGAGGCCGCGCCGGAGCTGGTCAAGGAGCCCATGACATCTGAGCTACTTGAAGGTGAGGGACAAGGGCCCGGGACGGAGGGAGGGGTGCCCAGCAGAATTTTCAAGTCAGCTTTGCGGTGGATAATTCGGGGAAACCAAGAGGGCATCTGAGCCCCCTactctttcctcccctcttcaCCTCCCTTCTTCCTTGGCATCCTCAGTGCACCCCCTTAGAGCACCACCCACTGAAATGGAGAGGCCTAGAGTGGGCAGAGGCGGGCAGTAGCTGGATCCCATGGGAACCCTGCCAGATCCAGGATGCCCCACTGCCACCATTCTCCCCCCACTGCCCTGGTGAAGAGGACCAGGTGGAGCTATGGGAGGGACCACCTGCAGGGTCCCAGGGACAGACCCCATGACTGAGGGCTCTCTGATCCAGGTCAGACGGCACTGCACATAGCCATCATGAACCAAAATGTGAACTTGGTAAAAGCCCTGCTTGCCCACGGGGCCAACGTGTCTGCAAGAGTTACAGGATCCGACTTCCGCCTCAGCCCCGGCAAGCTCATCTACTTCGGTgagagccagggccagggccagggccggggggtggggaggtgggcaggagcagagggagggagggcaggggaggctcCAGCCTGGGGAAGCTGGGAGGGGTCAGCCCTTACAGGGCTGAAGGCCAGAGCCAACCCCCGCCCCCACAGCCCCCGCACCACCCCTGTCTCTGGTTCTGCTGACAAGTGTCCCCAGGCCCAGAgctgagatgggggagggggcagtctgggggagggggcagtcaCTTGGAGAGACTGCCCATCCCAGCCTGCACGCTCATGGCGCGGGGCCCTCTGCACCCCCAGGGGAGCACCCTTTGTCCTTTGCTGCCTGCATGGGCAGCGAGGAGATCGTGAGGCTGCTCATCGAGCATGGAGCTGACATCCgggcccaggactccctgggTAAGAGCCGGGCCGAGGAGGGCGGGGACACTGGGGGTGTGAGGGGAGGGGTTCGGGCCGCCCTCAGGCCCACCCAGTGGGTCACAGGGAGCATCGGGGACTTTGGTCCCAGGGGCCATGTGACACCCGTGTCCTCCCCTAGGAAACACAGTGCTGCACATCCTTGTCCTCCAGCCCAACAAAACCTTTGCCTGCCAGATGTACAACCTACTGCTGTCCTACGACAGGCGTGGGGACCGCCTGCAGTCCCTGGAGCTCGTGCCCAATCACCAGGGCCTCACCCCCTTCAAGCTGGCCGGAGTGGAGGGCAACACTGTGGTGAGGGgcactcccccagccccaccatgtCCTTCTCTGACGTTCATCTTACACTGTCTGGCCCTTAAAGGAAATAGATGTGAATGGGCCTCCCTAAAATGCTGAGATCTTGTTTTCAGCTTTGATTGAAATTTCTTTTTCGGCCCCTGTCTTCCTTGCCCTCTTTCTCAGCCACTTTCTCTCCCCTGAGTTACTGGGGGCTTCTAGAGCCTAGAGTTCACCCTGGAGTCGTGTGTAATGCCTCCGTCCACCTGCCCTTTCACCCCCGGGGCAGCAGCCCTGAATCCTTTCACCCCCTCTTTCCAAGCTCTGGAGGGAGTGGCGAGGGAAGAGGATGAGCCTAGGAGGCTGGCGTGAAGACGGGTTCTTCTGCCCAGGAAGCTGTGGTTTCTAGGTGAAGAGCAGGCACCCTTTGAGCACCACTGTCCTTCTGGACAAGCCTCCCAGCCACACATGACAGTCCCCTTTGCTTGCCCCTCCTCACTcgtctccccaccctccacctcagATGTTCCAGCACCTGATGCAGAAGTGGAAGCACATCCAGTGGACGTGCGGGCCACTGACCTCCACCCTCTACGACATCACGGAGATCGACTCCCAGGGGGAGGATCCATCCCTGCTGGAACTGATCGTCACCTCCAAGAAGCGGGAGGTACGGGGGTGTGGTCTGCAGGGCCAGgagcagctggggagggaggtcagggtctctgagctgcttcctcctgctgctgcagGCTCGCCAGGTCCTGGACCAGACGCCATTGAAGGAGCTGGTAAGCCTCAAGTGGAAGCGATACGGGCGGCCGTACTTCTGTATGCTGGGCGCCATCTACCTGCTCTACATCGTCTGCTTCACCGTGTGCTGTGTCTACCGCCCCCTCAAGCCCAGGACCAGCAACCAAACCAGCCCCCGAGACAACACCCTCCTCCAGCAGAAGCTGCTTGAGGTGAGACCTTAGGGGCAGCAGAGCTTTGGGCTGGATTCAGTTCTCTGCCCTTTCTCAGCCACGTCAtcacttttctgtcttccaaCCCACCTTTCTCCTCTTGCCCAGGTCTTGAAGACATGCACACTCAAAATACATgcacacaaaaacagacatgctCTCAGAGCAGAGTTTCAGATGGGCAAACCAAATAGGTTAAGAAGAATCTGACCAGGCTGGTGACCTTGTGTACCAGGGGGCGCTGACTTGCACCAGGGGGCAGGCCGGGCAGATGCAGGGAAGCCCCGAGTCCTCTGACCGTGTTTCTCCCCTCAGGAGGCCTACGTGACCCCCCAGGATCACCTCCGACTGGTGGGGGAGCTGGTGTCCGTCTTTGGAGCTGTGATCATCCTGCTCTTAGAGGTGCGCTGTGGTCAGGAACCCAGGTGTGAGGCTGGCAGCCCCAGGGATCCAGCCTGAGTCTCAGTCTACAAGTGCTTTTGTGTCTTCCTGGCCTCTTTCCAGATTCCAGACATCCTCCGGCTAGGAGTCACCCGCTTCTTTGGACAGACCATCATCGGAGGGCCGTTCCATGTGCTCTTGTGAGTCTTCTTCCTCCCATCCTCAGGCTCTAGTTTCACTCCCTGGATTCCTGAGCCCCAGACAACCCTGACTCCAGAGACCCCTCCCTCTCCGATATGTGTGTGACCCTGTGTATTGAGCTTGTGATGGCTGGGTCTGGAGGAACTGTCTCCACCACCGTCTTGCCCTTGGATCCCCAGATCAGCCCAGTCTCCCTCTCACTCCCTGCTCTCCCCCCAGCATCACCTACGCCTGCACGGTGCTGATGATCATGGTGATGCGGCTCACCAGCACCAGCGGGGAGGTGGTGCCCATGTCCTTTGCGCTGGTGCTGGGCTGGTGCAACGTCATGTACTTTGCCCGAGGATTCCAGATGCTGGGCCCCTTCACCATCATGATCCAGAAGGTCAGTCCCTCCTCCTCAGCTTTCCAGAGAAATGTCCCAGAGCAGAGCTGCCAACATTTCTGTAAAGGGCTTGAACCAGACATCTCAGGCTCGGTGCATCATATGTGCTCTCtgttgcatattcttttttttttttaactcttcattATTTTCTCAATCCCTTTTTATAAAAAGGATAGTTTTTGGTCCTTTAGTTTAGAGACCATACCAAAACAGGCCAAGTGGCTTTGGCCTGCAGGGCATAGTTTGCCAACTCTATCCTAGAGGGTGGTTCTCTTAGATGCCGCAGGGTTAGCCCTCTTAGAGGCTGTAAGGGACAGTTGCTCAAGGGACCGGTGTGGAGatgtcctccctccccctcttccctccagATGATTTTTGGTGATCTGATGCGATTCTGCTGGCTCATGGCTGTGGTCATCCTGGGCTTTGCCTCAGGTAAATCATCTAAGATGGGGGCCGTGGGCTGGAGAGGCTGGAGGAAACTAGAAAGCACAGAATGCCTCTAGATAAACTTGGGGGGAAGATGGGGAGGAAGGCGGAGGTGAGAGGGGGCTCTTGGCATCAGGAGGGTGAGCCATATGGAAAATGAGGGTCTGTAAGAACCCGAAGTATGGAGTGATGCAGTGCGGGGATGGTGATCCTGGAGATGAAGGAGACGGGACTGAGATGGGCAGCAAAGAGCTGGCTGTGGTTTAGCCACGTATATGGTTGCCATATTAACTCTCACCCCCGTGTGTGGAGCAGCCTTCTTCGTCATCTTCCAGGCAGAGGACCCCAACGACCTGGGCCATTTCTACAACTACCCTATGGCGCTGTTCAGCACCTTTGAGCTGTTCCTCACCATCATCGATGGCCCTGCCAACTATGACGTGGACCTGCCCTTCATGTACGGCATCACTTACGCCGCCTTTGCCATCATCGCCGCTCTGCTCATGCTCAACCTCCTTATTGCCATGATGGGCGACACCCACTGGCGGGTGGCCCACGAGCGCGATGAGCTCTGGAGGGCCCAGGTgagccccctggtggctgggaggGTGAGTACAAGTCATGGGGCCAAACTCGGAAGCAGGATATTTTGACCCTACCCTCTGTTTAAACAGATATTGCACGGTACGAAAAAATAATGCAAAGTGTGCAGAAGAATTGGGTTAGCATTACCACAAGCAATACCGGAATAGCTGAAAAGAATTCCTCAGTTTCTGCAAAAATTAAAACCTGTCATTTCTAGAATAATCAACAAGAAGTAAAGCTTGATAGTGGCTACAACGGCAGCCAGTAAATTTTGTTACTGAATAAAAACCAGAGTACCAAACGTTTGGGGGGGCAAGAGTTAAGGCTTCAAAATTTGACCCAGAAAAATTGggctgttaaaaataatatcacCAAACCTCCCCAGAGTAGCAGAAACTATCTTCCAGCTAGATAATCATGATGGGCACAAAAGAATGAACTAATTGCCATCaaatcatcatttaaaaataggcTTGGAAAATAACTTAACAAAacttcagcaaaataaaaacggAAATCCCTCAAATTGGATGGTATTTAACTGTGTTGTATTGaaaatggagtttaaaaaaaaaatcctgagctGGCCAAACAGGGTTTgctcatgaaaatatttttcccatgCAAATGTATTGATATGAGATTTCTCATGAGGATGGTTGCATTTCTAAGTAGTCTTTATACCTGAAGGGTCAAAATATTCTGTAGCCCCACGGATCctttctctgtgctctgccctcCTTCCTGTGTGCTTGGAGCAAGGTCTCGCAACCTTCTGCAGGATCAGCTTGGCATGGCTGTCAGGTCACTGGGTGAAGCACGGTGGGGCTCAAGGCTCCTTGACTCTCTCCCGGAGAAGGGGGTTGACAAAGCTGACACCACCATCCTCGCCTTAGGAGTGGTGCCTGTCATCTCTAAGAAACCATGAGTCTCCCAGCCATTGCTAAACTGTTGTCCTTCTGCCCAGCATCCTCTCCTCTCCCGGTCTGCACCCGCCTCTGATGTGGTCCCCTTCTGTCCCCACACGCAGGTGGTGGCCACCACAGTGATGCTGGAACGGAAGCTGCCTCGCTGTCTGTGGCCTCGCTCTGGGATCTGTGGGCGCAAGTTTGGGCTGGGAGATCGCTGGTTCTTGCGGTGAGTGACGGCACAGGCCAGCATCCCTGTGCTCCCTAAGCTTCAAGCCTCACTGGGGGCAGGGACCTGCTAGATCCCTAGGCCCTGAAAGCATCCACAGAGCTGCTGGACCCCAGTGTACTACTTCCTGAGGCCTGGCGTCCCCTGTGTCCATGGGGGCTGCAGACAAGCAACAGGCCGATAgcagtggggatggggaggggctgggagccaAGGGCTGGGCCAAGGTCAGCCTTTCCATTGAGTCCCCCGTCCCCGCAGGGTGGAGGACAGACAGGAGCTCAACCGGCAGCGCGTCCAGCGCTATGCGCATGCCTTCTGCAACCCAGGCTCCGAGGACGACTTGGACAAAGActtggaaaagacagaaaaaacgTGGCTAGGCCACCCCTTTGGCCCCCacctgtcccttcctaccccctcgGTGTCTCGAAGTACCTCCCGCAGCAGCACCAACTGGGAGAGGCTTCGGCAGGAGACTCTGAGGGGGGTGGTCAACAAGGCTCTGGAAGACGGGGAGGGCTGGGAGTACCAGATCTGAGTGCCTCCTCTTGCCTCGGCTCCTGAgagcatcaggaaaaaaaaaattgcctagaCCTCTACCCCCTTGACCTGGAAGATTAGAGTAGGGTGAACCCAAGGAATGCAAGTTGGGAACAACTGCCCCCAGGCTTCTACTTCCATTCCAGGGCACCAGAAACTGAGGAGCTGGCCCCCGCCTCAGCTGAGCACAGGGCCCAGTGTCACCCACCCTGGCTAAACTGAAGGTGGCTGCACTGAGCAAAGCACTTTAAGAAAGGCTTGCTGCCTCGGACACCGGTCTCTACGGTGGTGTCACACCTGCAGACAGTTGAGGAGGCTGTGGAAAGGGGTGTGAATGAGGGCACAGGTACTGCTTTGGGGGGAGGCCACCTCCTCCCTTCCAATAAAGTCATTTCCTGCTCATTGCTCTGTGTCTCTGGCGCAGCCTGCGAGGCAATGTGGTCTCCCGGTCCCACCCCTCTGCTCCAGGCCTCACCACACCTCCAGCTTGCAAATCCCTTCTTTCCCTTTAATGCGGGGAGGTCGTTGGAGGGGTGAGGAATGAGGCGTCTGAAGGGTTGGCGCGGTGGGCGCCTCTCAGAGGCCAAGGTGGAGCCTGGCTCACGTCGCCCACATCCCTCCTTGGACTAGCGTCCAGGACTGGGGCAGGGGCACCGTCCGTTCACAGCTTCCTGCCCGGGC
Encoded here:
- the LOC102526200 gene encoding transient receptor potential cation channel subfamily V member 6 produces the protein MGLSLPKKRGLALCPWRRLCKWMQRRESRAQSRDEQNLLQQKRIWEFPLLRAARENDVQTLNKLLESEAYDVHQKGALGDTALHIAALYDNLEAAMVLMEAAPELVKEPMTSELLEGQTALHIAIMNQNVNLVKALLAHGANVSARVTGSDFRLSPGKLIYFGEHPLSFAACMGSEEIVRLLIEHGADIRAQDSLGNTVLHILVLQPNKTFACQMYNLLLSYDRRGDRLQSLELVPNHQGLTPFKLAGVEGNTVMFQHLMQKWKHIQWTCGPLTSTLYDITEIDSQGEDPSLLELIVTSKKREARQVLDQTPLKELVSLKWKRYGRPYFCMLGAIYLLYIVCFTVCCVYRPLKPRTSNQTSPRDNTLLQQKLLEEAYVTPQDHLRLVGELVSVFGAVIILLLEIPDILRLGVTRFFGQTIIGGPFHVLFITYACTVLMIMVMRLTSTSGEVVPMSFALVLGWCNVMYFARGFQMLGPFTIMIQKMIFGDLMRFCWLMAVVILGFASAFFVIFQAEDPNDLGHFYNYPMALFSTFELFLTIIDGPANYDVDLPFMYGITYAAFAIIAALLMLNLLIAMMGDTHWRVAHERDELWRAQVVATTVMLERKLPRCLWPRSGICGRKFGLGDRWFLRVEDRQELNRQRVQRYAHAFCNPGSEDDLDKDLEKTEKTWLGHPFGPHLSLPTPSVSRSTSRSSTNWERLRQETLRGVVNKALEDGEGWEYQI